Sequence from the Candidatus Poribacteria bacterium genome:
CGGATTTTCTTTCTCCTCGTTCCTCCGATGTAAGCCGCTTCGATGGAGGAGATCACAGGTGATATAAGATGACACCGAGGGAAAGGGTTTTAGCTGCGATCAACCATAGGGAGCCCGATCGCGTTCCTATAGATCTGGGCTCCACCATAGTCACCGGCATCATGGCCGTGCCTTACAGACAGCTTAAGATGAGATGGGGATTGGACGGACTGGTGAAGGTTCACGATTGGAAACAGCAGCTAGCTCTTGTCGAAGAGCCCGTGCTGCAGAAGATCGGCGTGGACGTTAGGCCCACCCTGCCCGAGGCCAGGAAATGGGATATGATCACATCGTGGAAAGAAGGAAAGCTCACAGATGGCTCACCCTGTCTGATTCCCGATTGGTTCAATCCCGAAACTTTGCCGGACGGGTCGAAGGTCGTCAGGGATGAGACGGGACGTGTGGTATCCCGAATGCCCCCCGGCGGCTTCTACTTCGACGACGTATATCATCCGCTCCGGAATGCGGAAAGCATCGAAGATATAGAAGGATATGATTGGCAGTATGAGCTGCCCCGTGAACTCCTCTCAACATTGAAGGATAACGTGGATAAGCTCCAGGAAAGCGGCTACGCGATAGTGGAGGCGGGGTTTTTCGGGAGCGTTTATGAAGCAGCTCAGGGATTGCGCGGATGGGATACCTTCATGATGGATCTCGCCGCCGATAAAAGGTTCGCCGGATACCTGATGGATAAGCTCGTCGAGATGCATATCGAGAGGTTCAGGCAGTATATCGAAGCGGTGGGCGATCGGGTG
This genomic interval carries:
- a CDS encoding methyltransferase → MTPRERVLAAINHREPDRVPIDLGSTIVTGIMAVPYRQLKMRWGLDGLVKVHDWKQQLALVEEPVLQKIGVDVRPTLPEARKWDMITSWKEGKLTDGSPCLIPDWFNPETLPDGSKVVRDETGRVVSRMPPGGFYFDDVYHPLRNAESIEDIEGYDWQYELPRELLSTLKDNVDKLQESGYAIVEAGFFGSVYEAAQGLRGWDTFMMDLAADKRFAGYLMDKLVEMHIERFRQYIEAVGDRVDVIVVGDDLGMETGPQISPQLYREMVKPRQAKLYRYIKDHSNAKLFLHSCGSVYELIPDFIEIGVDILNPVQVAAKDMDSARLKREFGRDLVFWGGGCDTQHVLPFGTPDQVREEVKRRIEDFAPGGGYVFNQVHNIQIGVPPENIEAMFEAAIELGS